The sequence below is a genomic window from Takifugu flavidus isolate HTHZ2018 chromosome 11, ASM371156v2, whole genome shotgun sequence.
GGGAAGTTGTCGTCGGAGTTCATCACCGCCTCGTTGCACAGATTTCCGTTTCCTAACGTGTAGAAAAACTTCTTGGAAGTGATTGGAAACTGCCAGCCTCCAGAACAGAAAAGCTTCCCACAAGACTGATCCCTGCCaccaaaaaggacaaaaagcaACACAATGAGCCTAAAACTAATAACAGCTCCCCTGAAACTTGCTTTCATGAATTACCGGCTGGAGCATCTCTGGCTGAACAAGgtcttcctgcagcttccaTGTTGGAGGTAACAAGcttctgctgccactgctgcctctAAACAGGGACACAAACCAGACAGCTGCCAGAGTCACAACCCCTCCGAGTCCAGGCAACGCTAACAGGACGTTGGCTGGGCTTTTACCAGGTCCCCACAGTCTCCGGCAGTGCTGCAGCCGCGAGGGACACTGTCCATTGTAGCAGTATCCTCGTCCACGGTTGCAGGTCAGGCCGTTCTGGGTGAAGGCGTCGGTGGGACAGGAGGCAGAAAAGCCCGTGCAGAACTCCTCCAGGTCGCAGTCTCCAGACTTCTCTCGACAAACGCTGCCTGTTGGTTTTAGCTGCGGAGCGGATGAGAAACACAGATGGTCGAGATCGGGAAGCACCCAGACGGCGCTCTCAGACAGCGTCTCGCCGCGTGGGCACACCGGTGCCATTTCACACGTTTATCGGGCGGCGTTACTGACTTGGCAGTCGTGGCAGCACTCTCCCGCTGCGCACCGGGCTCCCGCGGCGAGCTTGCAGGTCGTGGCGTTGCAACAGGGATTCGTGCACTCCTGCgaggcagacagagggagaccACAGGGTCTACTTGTAGGGATTCGTGACCTTGCGTGCGAGCGGGTGCGGTGTTGCTCAAACCTCGACGGTGCCGCAGTCACACTCCTCCCCGGCCTCCAGGAAAGCGTTGCCACACACCGGCCCTCCGTAGAGGCGATTAGTGGAGGGAGTATCGAGCAGACAGGCGGGGTTGATCTCCTCTAAGAacgtgctgagctgctgctgactgcagctgctgaactgcTCCGGGTACACGATCCTGccagagggaagaggaagatcTTACTCATCGTCCAGGATTAGGAACAGCACGTGCCAACTCCACCAAACTCACCCAAGACTCTCAGACATGATGCAGCCTCTTTTCGTTGCCTGCGAGCCACAGACGCAGTTTTCCTTGTCGTGGGATAAACCCAGGTTGTGACCCATCTCGTGCGCGATCGTGGACGCCACGCCGATGGGGTTTGGGTTGTGGTCCTGTGGGCAAAATAATTAGAACCAGAATAGACAAATGTGCTTGTTATTTCCCACAAAAAAAACTATATTCACCTCATTCACAGCTCCAGAGTTGGACGTGCACATGGAGTTGGTGTTGGCTAAGCCCACGGTAGATCCATCAAAATCCACACCTCTGAAAGGGGACGAGGAAGCTCATTCACACGACAACTCACAAGTCACTTCTCCTCCAGAGCAACTTACGTGATGAACTGCGCGTTGTCGTGTTTGATGTCCGGCAGAAGTTTCCACTGTCGCCATTTGAGGAAGCGTCCGAGGGTGAGTTCGGAGTTGCTGCTGACATCGATCTGGTCCCGGTTTGACCAGATATCCAGCCCCACCAGCATGACGCGGATGCCGACAGGCCGATACAGCTGTCAGacagttagcatgttagcatagcTGACGCTGCCATTCATGTAGGAGGCATAAAAATCATCTTGCAGTCAGAGAgaacttttctgtcttttttctgagaaaaaaaagtatGAGCACAGATTTCTGCACGAGGCTGAACCGAGTGgtgagaaaaatgtttttttctgccaGTGAGAAGACACCGTGAAAACGATCTGTTGGAAGAAGGGAATATTTCTGCACCAAATGACACGGGCCTGTCTGATTCAACAAAGAGTCGTTTCAGCTGAGCAACTACAGAGACTCAAACGCACCTTGTCAACGTGATTTGCTGCTTCAAGCACTCGGGACTGAACCTTTTTTATGCTCCCGAACTTCTTATACTTCAATAGAAAAGATGACAACAGTCACACACGCCTTCGGTCAATAACTTGAAAGTGAGGAAGCTTCCGTTTCAGACCTCTGTGTGGTCGACCACCACAACCATCTCCACTGTCCTGGGTTTCCCCGCACGCTCTCTGGTCTGACCTCTGCTTTtctgaataaaacaaaattggACCAGGTCAACAGctataaaataaaaccaataacTTTGATTCACAGGTTGGTTAAAAAGTTTGTCTGGATCAATGTTCCCTTATTATTACCAAACTGCTGAGCTGGAACAGTGCAGATGGACGAGCCCCATGGTCGTAGAAAGTTGTTCCGTTtccatgggaacaggagcttctcttcctcctgaggTGTTTGTAGTTGTAGACGGCGTGAAGTCCCCCGTCGCTGGGCATTTCAGAGCTATGTTTGGCGCCCTGGACATCCGCTTCAGCGTCAGCGAGGGGCTCAATAAGGTAAACCTGATCCTGGATCCGAACAAACCCCCTGAGGTGGAAGACGAGAACTTTGTCAGTGGACGTCAAACATTAGCTGATGGATCACGTCGTTTTGCTTCCTCAAGTTATATTCGTTACAGTCTGCAGCCCACCAGCCCCGTAACTCAACCTGAGGTCCATTTTAAGTTACACCCACCATCAAATTAGCATTATCTTCGTTAATCTTGACAATCCAGCTTGGTAAATCAATGACTTGGACTGGGACGAAGAACATTAAGCAGGACTCACTTGATTCCTGAGCAGAGTCCCACGCTGGCAGAAGAGTCGTCCACTCCAACCACACGTCCGTGATAATAGCAGTGGTCCTGAGAACAAAGCCCAAGGAGACGTTCCAACTCTTTGTGACTGGATTATTATTTTGCATAACTGCAGTCTGAGCTGAATGTGATGCTGCGTGTTGCGGAAATGACAAACTGGTCGTCTTTCCTCTTAAAGTATGTTACTTCCTCTTAGCTTGCGATACAAACACGCAGCCCTTAACTGTGAATGGTAAAGGTGGTGGTGCctttcttctttggtttttgaCGGGCCTTAATTTATCATTTGTTATCTATTAATATGAACCAGAGCGAATGGCAGATGTTTTCCCAGAGGagattttaatataaatgtagaACCTTTGAGGTTTTACTGTAAAGCTGCTCTAATAGTAACTTATTTCTACTAATTGTTCCCAATTGACTTGGCTGAATGATAAAACTTGTCATGTGTTAGAACTCaactaaaacaaagaaaacgcCGTGCCAGTAGGAAATAATCCAAATCTATCTACGTTTGTTATAGAC
It includes:
- the adam8a gene encoding disintegrin and metalloproteinase domain-containing protein 8a isoform X2; this encodes MSFLSSCDSHGWCLSPGSWLSGCWAAQRGGEPRIYFSDFHRLMTQYVRYSNMTHSGCFLLVFFISWGVTAGSVEPLPHVKKYQTVIPQRLKVSSHIHDAAAAHQTFPDVLRYSVTFAEQNHTLHLEKNKDLVGGSFTVTHFTDEGTRVSTAPDLWDHCYYHGRVVGVDDSSASVGLCSGIKGFVRIQDQVYLIEPLADAEADVQGAKHSSEMPSDGGLHAVYNYKHLRRKRSSCSHGNGTTFYDHGARPSALFQLSSLKSRGQTRERAGKPRTVEMVVVVDHTEYKKFGSIKKVQSRVLEAANHVDKLYRPVGIRVMLVGLDIWSNRDQIDVSSNSELTLGRFLKWRQWKLLPDIKHDNAQFITGVDFDGSTVGLANTNSMCTSNSGAVNEDHNPNPIGVASTIAHEMGHNLGLSHDKENCVCGSQATKRGCIMSESLGIVYPEQFSSCSQQQLSTFLEEINPACLLDTPSTNRLYGGPVCGNAFLEAGEECDCGTVEECTNPCCNATTCKLAAGARCAAGECCHDCQLKPTGSVCREKSGDCDLEEFCTGFSASCPTDAFTQNGLTCNRGRGYCYNGQCPSRLQHCRRLWGPEAAVAAEACYLQHGSCRKTLFSQRCSSRDQSCGKLFCSGGWQFPITSKKFFYTLGNGNLCNEAVMNSDDNFPQDMAMVPTGTKCGTNMVCYNQRCQDIKSIKTYGTNDCAGKCSNRGVCNHENKCHCDPGWAPPYCDVLLSELPEETGSMVVMVSLVTSLLLLVLVVGGSICCIKKTRPVKRCLRSAASGRSNPLFQPGSARGSPSLGPTHISQPIFVESSATRACKPLSSSRPTTAAPKPSRPAPEPPKNFKPVARPRQFQQMVRSFAPPPNAIVEFGNICNFEL
- the adam8a gene encoding disintegrin and metalloproteinase domain-containing protein 8a isoform X1, encoding MSFLSSCDSHGWCLSPGSWLSGCWAAQRGGEPRIYFSDFHRLMTQYVRYSNMTHSGCFLLVFFISWGVTAGSVEPLPHVKKYQTVIPQRLKVSSHIHDAAAAHQTFPDVLRYSVTFAEQNHTLHLEKNKDLVGGSFTVTHFTDEGTRVSTAPDLWDHCYYHGRVVGVDDSSASVGLCSGIKGFVRIQDQVYLIEPLADAEADVQGAKHSSEMPSDGGLHAVYNYKHLRRKRSSCSHGNGTTFYDHGARPSALFQLSSLKSRGQTRERAGKPRTVEMVVVVDHTEYKKFGSIKKVQSRVLEAANHVDKLYRPVGIRVMLVGLDIWSNRDQIDVSSNSELTLGRFLKWRQWKLLPDIKHDNAQFITGVDFDGSTVGLANTNSMCTSNSGAVNEDHNPNPIGVASTIAHEMGHNLGLSHDKENCVCGSQATKRGCIMSESLGIVYPEQFSSCSQQQLSTFLEEINPACLLDTPSTNRLYGGPVCGNAFLEAGEECDCGTVEECTNPCCNATTCKLAAGARCAAGECCHDCQLKPTGSVCREKSGDCDLEEFCTGFSASCPTDAFTQNGLTCNRGRGYCYNGQCPSRLQHCRRLWGPEAAVAAEACYLQHGSCRKTLFSQRCSSRDQSCGKLFCSGGWQFPITSKKFFYTLGNGNLCNEAVMNSDDNFPQDMAMVPTGTKCGTNMVCYNQRCQDIKSIKTYGTNDCAGKCSNRGVCNHENKCHCDPGWAPPYCDVLLSELPEETGSMVVMVSLVTSLLLLVLVVGGSICCIKKTRPVKRCLRSAASGRSNPLFQPGSARGSPSLGPTHISQPIFVESSATRACKPLSSSRPTTAAPKPSRPAPEPPKNFKPVARPRQFQQGKPLPPSRPLPPLASKPVTKPKLPVPPVKPKPSAVPSSLPHTQLLAERAALMPPNRPR